From one Candidatus Glassbacteria bacterium genomic stretch:
- a CDS encoding choice-of-anchor D domain-containing protein: MESMSDNSVRIFKIILISILAIPSIAFAATDIDLPVTALDLGSVPVGTNNSATFDVSNVGDAGLSVSSITSDNPEFTSNKSSLNIPAGQTKTVTITFTPLTTGIKSATITLLSNDPDEPSVTVSLSGTGTPGPEINLTPTSVPIGDVPIGGSASGTFTIENLGTGNLTVSAITSDDGLFTVSPASATILPGQNQLVTVTFSPTNGANNSATITVASDDSDEPSLTVSVTGKGVNAPEITLSAASVAAGNVSVGGSATATFDITNDGNQDLVVSSISSDNAVFAVSPASVTLIPAQTQTVTVTFAPVASGAQSATVTVASNDSDEPSVTVSLSGTGIAPEITLSAASVDAGDASIGGSATATFDITNDGTADLVVSITSSDIAIFSVSPASVTLTPAQTQTVTVTFAPVASGAQSANITVASNDSDEPSLTVTADGSGVVPAPEITLSAASVDAGNASIGGSATAAFDITNDGTDDLVVSSISSDNAIFSVSPASVTLTPAQAQTVTVTFAPVAVGAQSATVTVASNDSDEPSLTVTASGNGVVGAAPEITLSAAAVDAGNVSVGGSATAAFDITNDGTDDLVVSSISSDNAVFTVSPASVTIIPTQTQTVTVTFAPVASGAQSATVTVASNDSDEPSVTVSLSGTGIAPEITLSAAAVDAGNASIGGSATAAFDITNDGTSNLVVSSISSDNAIFSVSPASVTLTPAQTQTVTVTFAPVASGAQSATVTVASNDSDKPSLTVTASGNGVVGAAPEITLSAASVAAGNVSVGGSGTASFDITNDGTANLVVSSISSDNAVFAVSPASVTLTPAQSQTVTVTFSPLAAGSQSATVAVASNDGDEPVLNITAMGNGVIGDGAIITTTPEIELSATNINFGSINLGSSSSYEILISNTGTAGLDVSSITVDNGSFSVSPVSLSIPAGQSRKVTLRFQPSELGAYAATVTVNSNDEDERTLRISTTGDCVVPPLEPQISVSTYILDLGAVEVGACASSSFFIKNNGNADLVVSGISAESAEFSVFPDSATIPPGGTLDVTVYFKPVGTGPLSSAIVIINNDPDEGNRTIKATGDVFDKIADPAVSFSVQTVELMPDSAITSGSTTFYINNTTSELLNIGSIVCDLPGVVISPLTADILPGDSCAVTVTLDVEIPGIYSGLMSIAVRSETIGTQTFALELNAHLEPPQPSIQLASYLLDFGTVTAGQSVSRYLTIGNTGTAELTADFMVQGSYAFTLSRESLSVLPGMMDSIEISLDPDTVCTFEARLEISSNDSQHETLSVDLTSSCLPTSGPAIALAVVPGGEVIDYDRELNLGQVYSGELAAFTFAVLNEGNDTLRVTGISTDNHLFSAPELDSELSPGDQLEARIVFQSMEPGNFSTKVIVASNDNDESEYRFIISVTTLESPSGGIVISAEEIQFGETVVGDTTSRQLLVTNTGNASIVIRSIITGPLCFAVSPDSLALAPGDSSTIDVLFIPGGSIGSYDGKLNIIAAEFDENPIEIKLTGRGIGIPSPTIATSQDSVVFDNAWDGGVTTAELEIFNSGTDVLRIFNVTTDSDEFSLSGLPDSIAAGESCTLLISYSPAEDRAKTRNLIIYSNDSDTPEKRVILITKAAYQFIPAIRLSASNLVLNDFDIRSASSTSFKIANAGTGDLIIHKILSPHPDYIIEPASAVVKAGQEIEIKILANVKLSGIYQDTLLIISNDSDQDTSVILLNVNATQSVDECSLQQNFPNPFNPSTTISYAVSSESLVALNIYDIRGRLIYALVNRNHQPGNYSVNWDGRDRAGRAVSSGVYFYRLQSGEFTQTRKMMVLK; encoded by the coding sequence ATGGAAAGTATGTCTGACAACTCCGTCCGTATCTTCAAAATTATTCTCATCTCAATCCTGGCCATACCCTCCATCGCCTTTGCCGCCACGGATATCGATTTGCCCGTCACGGCTCTGGACCTTGGCAGCGTCCCGGTCGGCACAAACAATAGCGCAACATTCGACGTCAGTAATGTCGGTGACGCAGGACTTAGCGTTTCGTCCATTACCAGCGACAACCCGGAGTTTACCAGCAATAAAAGCTCGTTAAATATCCCGGCTGGACAGACTAAGACGGTAACGATCACTTTCACACCCCTGACAACCGGGATTAAAAGCGCCACAATTACCCTCCTCAGCAATGACCCGGACGAGCCCAGTGTAACGGTCAGCCTGTCAGGTACGGGCACTCCAGGGCCTGAAATTAATTTAACGCCCACGAGTGTCCCAATCGGTGACGTTCCTATCGGGGGATCAGCATCGGGTACATTTACTATCGAGAACCTGGGTACGGGTAACCTGACCGTTAGCGCGATTACGTCTGATGACGGCCTCTTTACGGTCAGCCCTGCCAGTGCAACTATCCTTCCCGGCCAGAATCAGCTGGTTACGGTTACTTTCAGCCCTACGAACGGAGCCAACAATAGCGCTACTATTACGGTTGCAAGCGACGACAGTGATGAGCCCTCGCTGACGGTCTCGGTTACCGGCAAAGGTGTAAATGCTCCCGAGATCACCCTGTCAGCCGCTTCGGTCGCTGCCGGCAATGTGAGTGTCGGTGGCTCCGCTACTGCTACTTTCGATATTACCAATGACGGTAACCAAGACCTGGTAGTCAGCAGCATTTCCAGCGACAACGCCGTCTTTGCGGTCAGCCCGGCCTCGGTAACGCTTATTCCGGCGCAGACCCAGACTGTCACCGTCACTTTCGCACCCGTAGCTTCCGGAGCCCAGAGCGCCACGGTCACTGTCGCCAGCAACGACAGTGATGAGCCTAGCGTAACGGTCAGCCTGTCAGGTACAGGGATTGCCCCGGAAATAACTCTATCGGCGGCCTCGGTCGATGCCGGTGATGCCAGTATCGGTGGCTCCGCTACTGCAACTTTCGATATTACCAACGACGGGACCGCGGACCTGGTGGTCAGCATTACTTCCAGTGACATCGCCATTTTTAGCGTCAGCCCGGCCTCGGTCACCCTTACTCCGGCGCAGACACAGACCGTAACTGTCACTTTTGCGCCCGTCGCTTCCGGAGCCCAGAGTGCCAACATCACAGTTGCCAGTAACGACAGTGATGAGCCGTCCCTGACTGTAACCGCCGATGGTAGCGGTGTCGTTCCCGCTCCAGAAATAACCCTTTCTGCGGCCTCGGTCGATGCCGGTAATGCCAGTATCGGTGGCTCCGCAACTGCTGCTTTCGATATTACCAATGACGGTACCGACGACCTGGTGGTCAGCAGCATTTCCAGCGACAATGCCATTTTTAGCGTCAGCCCCGCCTCGGTCACGCTTACTCCGGCCCAGGCCCAGACTGTTACCGTCACTTTCGCGCCCGTCGCCGTCGGAGCGCAAAGCGCCACAGTCACTGTCGCCAGCAACGACAGTGATGAGCCGTCCCTGACTGTTACGGCCAGCGGCAACGGTGTCGTTGGCGCGGCCCCGGAAATAACTCTATCGGCGGCCGCGGTCGATGCCGGTAATGTGAGTGTCGGTGGCTCCGCTACTGCTGCTTTCGATATTACCAATGACGGTACCGACGACCTGGTGGTCAGCAGTATTTCCAGTGATAACGCCGTCTTTACGGTCAGCCCCGCCTCGGTAACGATTATTCCGACCCAGACCCAGACTGTCACCGTCACTTTCGCACCCGTAGCTTCCGGAGCCCAGAGCGCCACGGTCACTGTCGCCAGCAACGACAGTGATGAGCCTAGCGTAACGGTCAGCCTGTCAGGTACAGGGATTGCCCCGGAAATAACTCTATCGGCGGCCGCGGTCGATGCCGGTAATGCCAGTATCGGTGGCTCCGCTACTGCTGCTTTCGATATTACCAATGACGGGACCAGTAACCTGGTGGTCAGCAGCATTTCCAGCGATAATGCTATTTTTAGCGTCAGCCCCGCCTCGGTAACGCTTACTCCGGCCCAGACCCAGACTGTCACCGTCACTTTCGCACCCGTAGCTTCCGGAGCCCAGAGCGCCACAGTCACTGTCGCCAGCAACGACAGTGATAAGCCGTCCCTGACTGTAACCGCCAGCGGCAACGGTGTCGTTGGCGCGGCCCCGGAAATAACTCTTTCGGCGGCCTCGGTCGCTGCCGGTAATGTGAGTGTCGGTGGTAGCGGCACAGCCAGTTTCGATATTACCAACGACGGGACCGCTAACCTGGTGGTCAGCAGCATTTCCAGCGACAACGCCGTCTTTGCGGTCAGCCCGGCCTCGGTTACGCTTACTCCGGCGCAGTCTCAAACCGTAACTGTCACTTTCAGCCCCCTTGCCGCCGGCAGTCAGAGCGCAACGGTCGCCGTAGCCAGCAATGACGGCGATGAGCCTGTACTCAACATTACAGCCATGGGGAATGGTGTTATAGGGGATGGTGCTATAATAACAACCACTCCGGAAATAGAGTTGTCCGCCACGAACATAAATTTTGGTTCGATAAATCTTGGCTCATCATCCAGCTACGAAATCCTGATCAGCAATACAGGTACCGCTGGATTGGACGTGAGCAGCATTACGGTCGATAACGGCAGCTTTTCCGTCAGTCCCGTCAGCCTGTCGATACCGGCCGGACAGTCGCGCAAGGTGACATTGAGATTCCAACCGTCAGAGCTGGGCGCGTATGCCGCTACAGTCACGGTTAACAGCAATGACGAGGATGAGCGCACGTTAAGAATCAGTACGACCGGCGATTGTGTTGTGCCTCCACTCGAACCTCAAATTTCAGTGTCCACGTATATTCTTGACTTGGGGGCAGTGGAAGTTGGAGCATGCGCGTCATCCTCATTCTTCATTAAGAACAACGGTAACGCGGACCTGGTTGTGAGCGGCATCAGTGCGGAAAGCGCTGAGTTCAGCGTCTTCCCGGACAGCGCTACGATTCCGCCCGGCGGCACTCTGGACGTGACGGTATATTTCAAACCTGTTGGGACAGGCCCACTGAGCTCTGCAATCGTGATTATCAATAACGATCCGGACGAGGGAAACCGAACCATTAAAGCCACAGGCGACGTGTTTGATAAAATTGCCGACCCTGCGGTTTCTTTTTCGGTCCAGACGGTGGAACTGATGCCGGATTCCGCAATTACGAGCGGCAGCACAACGTTCTACATCAACAACACAACAAGTGAATTGCTAAACATCGGCTCTATTGTGTGCGACCTGCCGGGGGTCGTCATTTCGCCCCTGACAGCTGATATCCTCCCCGGTGACAGTTGCGCGGTTACAGTTACGTTGGATGTCGAGATTCCAGGCATATACAGTGGCCTGATGTCGATCGCGGTAAGAAGCGAAACCATTGGGACGCAAACTTTTGCACTCGAATTAAACGCCCATCTGGAACCTCCGCAACCGAGCATTCAGCTTGCCAGCTATCTTCTGGATTTCGGTACGGTAACCGCCGGCCAGTCGGTATCCAGGTACCTGACCATCGGCAATACCGGGACGGCGGAATTGACGGCTGATTTCATGGTTCAGGGAAGTTACGCGTTCACGTTGTCACGCGAGTCATTGTCCGTGCTTCCCGGGATGATGGATAGTATCGAAATTAGTCTTGATCCCGATACAGTTTGTACTTTCGAGGCCAGGTTGGAGATCAGCAGTAATGACAGTCAGCATGAAACATTGTCGGTGGATTTAACCAGTAGTTGCCTGCCGACATCTGGGCCGGCTATTGCACTGGCTGTCGTTCCCGGCGGCGAGGTTATTGATTATGACCGTGAGCTTAACCTTGGACAGGTTTATTCCGGTGAGCTGGCTGCATTTACATTCGCTGTCCTGAATGAAGGAAATGACACCCTGCGCGTAACTGGAATCAGTACGGATAACCATCTTTTCAGTGCACCGGAACTTGACAGTGAATTATCGCCCGGCGATCAGCTGGAGGCCCGAATCGTATTTCAGTCCATGGAACCGGGGAACTTCAGCACTAAGGTCATTGTTGCCAGCAACGATAATGACGAAAGCGAATACCGGTTTATCATATCAGTTACCACTCTAGAATCCCCATCAGGTGGAATAGTTATCTCAGCGGAAGAAATTCAATTCGGAGAAACAGTGGTTGGAGATACGACGAGCCGGCAACTGCTGGTTACGAATACCGGAAATGCCAGCATTGTAATCCGATCGATTATAACAGGACCGCTTTGCTTTGCAGTAAGTCCTGATTCGCTGGCCCTTGCACCCGGTGACAGTTCGACTATCGATGTTCTGTTCATTCCGGGGGGTTCCATCGGCAGTTACGACGGTAAACTAAACATCATTGCGGCGGAATTTGACGAGAATCCCATTGAGATAAAACTTACGGGACGCGGTATCGGGATACCATCTCCGACAATCGCAACTTCTCAGGACAGCGTTGTTTTCGACAATGCCTGGGATGGTGGTGTAACCACGGCAGAACTGGAAATATTCAATTCCGGAACGGACGTACTACGGATCTTTAATGTAACGACTGACAGTGATGAATTTTCGCTTTCTGGACTTCCAGATTCAATCGCAGCGGGCGAATCCTGCACTTTGCTGATTTCCTACAGTCCGGCAGAGGACAGGGCGAAAACAAGAAATCTCATAATTTACTCAAATGATTCGGACACACCTGAAAAGCGAGTTATACTCATAACCAAAGCTGCATACCAGTTTATACCAGCTATCAGGCTCTCCGCCAGCAACCTGGTTTTGAATGATTTCGACATCAGATCCGCCAGCAGTACCTCATTTAAGATAGCAAACGCGGGGACTGGTGATCTGATAATACATAAAATTCTTTCCCCCCACCCGGACTACATAATTGAACCTGCTTCGGCAGTAGTTAAGGCGGGACAGGAGATAGAAATAAAGATATTGGCCAACGTAAAGCTTAGTGGAATATACCAGGATACGCTGCTGATAATCAGCAATGATTCCGATCAGGATACCTCGGTCATCCTCCTCAACGTCAATGCCACACAATCAGTTGATGAGTGCAGTCTGCAGCAGAATTTCCCTAATCCCTTCAACCCATCGACAACCATCAGTTACGCTGTTTCCTCAGAGTCACTGGTAGCCCTGAACATTTACGATATCCGCGGCAGATTGATTTACGCACTCGTTAACAGAAACCATCAACCGGGTAACTACTCAGTCAACTGGGACGGAAGAGACAGAGCAGGCCGCGCTGTTTCAAGCGGAGTGTATTTCTACAGATTGCAGTCTGGAGAATTTACTCAAACTCGAAAAATGATGGTGTTGAAATAA
- a CDS encoding sigma-54-dependent Fis family transcriptional regulator, with protein MPILIVDDEPEILNFFELSLNQNGITNTITCGNGRKALSIIKEQDLEMILLDLMMPKVSGEVILNHVMTNLPDIPVIMITGVYEVDTAVRCMKLGAFDYLLKPIEEENLLMSVSRAMEVRELRHENTMLVHKFLSDKLKHPEHFSDIITNSSRMRSIFYYCEAIAAAHYPVLITGETGTGKELIAKAIHASSGRRGEFIAVNVAGVDDNVFSDTLFGHTRGAFTGADQKRSGLIEKAENGTLLLDEIGDLSMASQVKLLRLLEQREYFPIGSDIPRIANVRILVTTHKNLEDSRLKGEFRTDLYFRLCNHKVTLPPLRERKEDIPLFLDHFLAVAASECRKKIPAYHPELITLLENYNFPGNIREFKALVADAVSRHDGRMLSHAAFKNVIQLPLKSPTIDPVKKHADESGDDTWATNLDPLPKLKEADLELIREALKRSGGNQTVAAMMLGISPQALSKRLKRLNGPI; from the coding sequence ATGCCAATACTTATTGTGGACGATGAACCCGAAATCCTGAACTTTTTCGAACTTTCGCTGAACCAGAACGGCATAACCAATACGATTACCTGCGGGAACGGCCGAAAAGCCCTTTCGATTATCAAGGAGCAGGATCTCGAGATGATTCTGCTGGACCTGATGATGCCAAAAGTATCCGGGGAAGTTATCCTCAATCACGTCATGACAAATCTTCCGGATATCCCGGTAATCATGATTACGGGCGTATACGAAGTCGATACCGCGGTGAGGTGCATGAAGCTGGGAGCGTTCGATTACTTGCTTAAACCCATCGAGGAGGAAAACCTGCTGATGAGTGTCAGCCGCGCGATGGAGGTGCGGGAGTTACGGCACGAAAACACGATGCTGGTCCACAAGTTTCTCAGTGACAAGCTGAAACATCCGGAGCATTTCAGCGATATAATCACCAATAGTTCAAGAATGAGATCCATATTCTATTACTGTGAAGCAATCGCAGCAGCGCATTATCCCGTGTTGATTACCGGCGAAACCGGCACGGGGAAAGAGCTTATCGCCAAGGCGATCCATGCCTCAAGCGGCAGGCGGGGTGAGTTCATTGCCGTCAACGTGGCCGGTGTGGATGACAACGTTTTTTCAGACACCCTGTTCGGCCATACCAGGGGGGCATTTACCGGAGCCGATCAGAAAAGGAGCGGATTGATCGAGAAAGCGGAAAACGGGACACTCCTGCTTGATGAAATCGGCGATCTGAGCATGGCTTCGCAGGTGAAACTGCTGCGACTGCTCGAGCAGCGCGAGTATTTCCCTATCGGTTCGGATATCCCCCGGATTGCCAATGTCAGGATTCTGGTGACTACGCATAAAAATCTCGAAGACTCAAGGCTGAAAGGAGAGTTCCGCACCGACCTGTATTTCCGCTTGTGCAACCACAAAGTTACCCTCCCGCCCCTGCGCGAACGCAAGGAAGACATTCCCCTCTTTCTCGACCACTTCCTGGCGGTTGCCGCCAGTGAATGCCGCAAGAAAATACCCGCCTACCATCCCGAGTTGATCACCTTGCTGGAAAACTATAATTTCCCCGGCAATATCAGGGAATTCAAGGCGCTGGTGGCGGATGCCGTGAGCAGGCATGACGGCAGGATGCTGTCTCACGCAGCATTCAAAAACGTAATCCAGCTACCGCTTAAGTCTCCCACCATTGATCCGGTGAAAAAGCATGCGGATGAATCCGGCGACGATACCTGGGCGACGAACCTGGACCCTCTCCCGAAATTGAAAGAGGCGGATCTCGAGTTAATCCGCGAAGCGCTGAAAAGGTCAGGCGGAAACCAGACGGTCGCGGCCATGATGCTGGGCATCAGTCCGCAGGCGCTCAGTAAAAGACTCAAAAGATTGAACGGCCCAATCTGA
- a CDS encoding PAS domain S-box protein codes for MKETKPSNRDCEKRLNLILSESNQERSNGHAFKSKIDFLDKIINGSLNIIIAVDQERKIVEFNNAAQVAFGYSKKEILGKPIDQLYSDPSEGEKIAGQIRKDGAFQGRVVNRRKDGEDFVCMLSASALRSDNGEIIGVVGNSRDITEELKAETALKESEETARILLNSPADSIVLLDTSGTILDLNESAIRALAAEDEAPIGQSIFELLGEKEREILRELVESCVQSNMPAKYESERDVRLLGDAKFKVRFNNALYPIRDESGRVGRLAMFSSELADERSRIPSDSIIKKSGVEDELFKTTVKQLPGIIWCVDKELSFTLSDGLGLAGLGLKPGKVVGMSLFEFFQISDPNHEYLVKHRQALAGAIVNMEATFNSIVYSCSISPLRNEHGKIIGALGIAFDITARKQLEQAIRKEKETYRELVENIDETVFSLDCAGRFTYISPAIEPLLGYTPDEVIGREFYSYLFEEDLPGLVELYRDVLNGQAKTHEMRLPSKIKEPRWVRISAKPIYGDGGVAGISGIIFDITARKSAQIALQESERKYLNLVENLPVGMFRTTLEPDGRFIMANRATANMLGFDSTDDLIGTLVTDRYFDAAERSIFLAKAVKAGEVVEQEEQLRKADGTPIWCMITGRAVKDNTGVFMYFDGIIVDITSRKTAEEKLLISENRFESIAEGSDDWIWEIGANLRIRYTNARVKDIIGYEPKDVIGKSLLDFMYEKDMDPGRYENEYTLLSEQIFSGHQTILRHKKGKKVITESSGVPIFRRDRSFVGFQGLTKDITENILIREKEELQRQQLIQADKMISLGILVSGVAHEINNPNQFIMINIPLLKRAWESIEPILDKYYQDNGDFPLGGISYSTMKPKIPELFSGIYNGSQRIKNIVKSLKGYAREGQPEEKNQLSVNDVIQSALVILTNLTKNSTDNLKVNLGNAIPPVMGNFQRLEQVLINLIQNACQALDNPQKGIEIKSEYVRNAEKVVIVIRDEGVGIKKRNMKYILDPFFTSRRDSGGSGLGLSISAGIINDHNGTMEFKSVPGKGTTAIINLPVFKAGS; via the coding sequence ATGAAAGAAACAAAGCCTTCAAACCGGGACTGCGAAAAACGGCTGAATTTAATTTTATCCGAGTCAAACCAGGAGAGAAGTAACGGGCATGCTTTTAAATCAAAAATTGATTTTCTGGATAAAATTATCAACGGCTCACTTAATATTATAATTGCCGTCGATCAAGAACGAAAAATCGTAGAGTTCAACAATGCTGCCCAGGTTGCATTCGGATACAGCAAAAAGGAGATTCTGGGCAAGCCTATCGATCAGCTTTACTCAGATCCATCAGAAGGCGAGAAAATTGCCGGACAAATCCGCAAGGATGGAGCTTTTCAGGGCCGGGTTGTCAATCGCCGTAAGGATGGAGAAGATTTCGTTTGCATGCTATCAGCTTCGGCACTCCGCTCCGATAATGGCGAGATAATCGGTGTTGTAGGAAATTCAAGAGATATCACCGAGGAGCTCAAAGCGGAGACAGCCCTGAAAGAAAGCGAAGAAACCGCGAGAATACTACTGAACTCCCCCGCCGATTCTATTGTCCTGCTGGATACTTCAGGTACAATTCTGGACCTTAACGAATCCGCGATCAGAGCTCTTGCCGCAGAAGACGAGGCTCCCATCGGGCAAAGCATATTCGAGCTGCTCGGCGAAAAGGAAAGAGAGATTCTGAGAGAGCTTGTTGAAAGCTGTGTGCAGTCTAATATGCCGGCCAAATACGAGTCGGAGAGAGATGTCCGGCTGCTGGGCGATGCAAAGTTCAAAGTCCGTTTTAACAATGCCTTGTATCCTATTCGAGATGAGAGCGGACGGGTAGGCCGCCTGGCTATGTTCAGTTCCGAACTGGCTGACGAAAGAAGCAGGATCCCCAGTGATTCAATAATTAAAAAATCGGGAGTTGAGGATGAGTTATTCAAAACCACGGTGAAGCAACTTCCCGGCATAATCTGGTGCGTGGACAAGGAACTCAGCTTTACGCTTTCCGATGGACTGGGCCTGGCCGGATTGGGCCTGAAACCCGGTAAAGTAGTAGGCATGTCATTGTTTGAGTTTTTTCAAATCTCAGATCCGAACCATGAGTATCTAGTCAAACACAGACAGGCGCTGGCAGGCGCGATTGTCAATATGGAAGCAACGTTTAATTCTATCGTGTATTCATGCAGCATTTCCCCGCTTAGAAACGAGCATGGAAAGATTATCGGAGCACTCGGGATTGCATTTGACATAACTGCTCGAAAGCAATTGGAGCAGGCTATTCGGAAAGAGAAAGAAACTTACCGGGAGCTGGTAGAAAATATTGACGAAACTGTTTTTTCGCTCGATTGCGCAGGGAGATTTACCTATATCAGCCCGGCAATTGAACCCTTGCTCGGATACACGCCGGATGAAGTGATCGGCCGGGAATTCTACAGTTATTTATTTGAGGAAGATTTGCCCGGGCTCGTTGAGCTTTATCGTGATGTGCTAAATGGACAAGCGAAAACCCATGAAATGAGGTTGCCATCAAAGATCAAAGAACCCAGGTGGGTGCGTATCTCAGCCAAACCCATTTATGGCGACGGGGGCGTAGCAGGTATCAGTGGCATTATCTTCGATATCACTGCTCGGAAATCCGCCCAAATTGCGCTGCAGGAGAGTGAAAGAAAGTACCTGAACCTGGTCGAAAACTTGCCGGTCGGGATGTTCAGGACCACTCTGGAACCAGATGGACGGTTTATCATGGCTAACCGGGCAACGGCGAATATGTTAGGATTTGATTCGACCGACGATCTGATCGGAACACTGGTTACCGACCGCTATTTCGATGCAGCGGAGAGATCAATATTTCTCGCTAAGGCAGTTAAGGCTGGAGAGGTGGTTGAACAGGAAGAGCAACTAAGGAAAGCCGACGGGACCCCAATCTGGTGCATGATAACTGGCCGGGCTGTCAAGGACAACACAGGCGTTTTCATGTATTTCGATGGAATAATTGTTGACATCACGAGCCGCAAAACTGCAGAGGAAAAGCTACTCATCAGCGAGAACAGGTTTGAGAGCATCGCCGAAGGCAGCGATGACTGGATCTGGGAGATTGGTGCAAATCTGCGGATCAGGTACACCAACGCAAGAGTCAAAGACATTATCGGTTACGAGCCGAAAGACGTAATTGGCAAGAGCCTGCTTGATTTTATGTATGAGAAAGACATGGACCCGGGCCGATATGAAAATGAATACACGCTGCTCAGCGAACAGATATTTTCCGGGCATCAAACCATTTTGCGGCACAAAAAAGGGAAAAAGGTCATAACCGAAAGTTCCGGTGTCCCCATTTTCAGGAGAGACCGGTCTTTTGTAGGTTTCCAGGGGCTTACCAAAGACATAACCGAAAACATACTGATCAGGGAAAAGGAAGAACTTCAGCGCCAGCAACTGATTCAGGCAGATAAAATGATTTCCCTCGGAATACTCGTCTCGGGTGTAGCGCATGAGATCAACAACCCCAATCAATTTATCATGATTAACATCCCTTTGCTCAAAAGGGCCTGGGAATCCATCGAACCAATTCTAGATAAATACTATCAGGATAACGGTGATTTCCCCTTGGGCGGAATATCCTATTCCACTATGAAACCAAAAATTCCGGAATTGTTCTCTGGTATTTACAACGGCTCCCAGAGAATAAAAAATATTGTCAAGAGCCTTAAAGGGTACGCCAGGGAAGGACAACCGGAAGAAAAAAACCAGCTATCGGTCAATGATGTCATCCAGTCCGCGCTGGTTATTCTCACCAACTTGACCAAGAATTCGACAGATAACCTGAAAGTAAACCTCGGAAATGCTATCCCGCCTGTTATGGGCAACTTTCAGCGACTGGAGCAGGTGTTGATCAATCTGATTCAAAATGCCTGCCAGGCTTTGGATAATCCGCAGAAGGGAATCGAAATAAAATCGGAGTATGTCCGCAACGCTGAAAAGGTTGTGATTGTTATCAGGGATGAAGGAGTCGGGATAAAAAAACGCAATATGAAGTACATTCTGGACCCATTCTTCACTTCCAGGAGGGATTCGGGCGGCTCTGGACTCGGCCTGTCTATTTCGGCCGGGATTATAAATGACCATAACGGTACGATGGAATTCAAGTCTGTGCCCGGAAAAGGTACGACGGCAATAATCAACCTGCCTGTTTTCAAAGCCGGCTCATGA